ATTTCCCTTTTTGTAAATCAAGTCTTTTATCGGCGGATTTAAACGTGGAGATCCCTTCTCGAATCCATTCAGTGGGAACTCCGACCGTTTCTAAACAGGCGATTGCGATCGCTAAGTTTTCTAGAAGTTTATATCCGGGTAGATTCCATTCGATTTCTTTGTCCCCGTATTCCAATAAGAATCCGGAGGGTCTTTTCTGAAGAACGGAGAATATATGATCCGGCTTTACAAGAATCAATTCGCCTCCGTGTCGGTGGAGTTTTCTTTTTAGTATTTTAGAATATTCTCCCGTATTTGGATAAAAGAGTTTTCCTCCCCTTACCAAGCCTTCGGCCACTTCCACCTTCGCTTTTGCGATGTTTTTTTGACTTCCTAAAAATTCTATGTGCGCGGTTCCGATTGTAGTAATTAGAGCGAAATCCGGTTTCGCAATTTGAGCAAGCCTTGCAATTTCCCCTTTATGATTCATTCCGAGTTCGCATACTACGACTCGAGTTCGATCGGAAATCCGAAACAGAGTGAACGGAAGTCCGATTTCGTTATTGTAATTCTTTTCAGTGACGACCAATATGGGTTCTTCGAGATTTTTTAAACAGTTTCCTAAAACTTCCTTCGTCGTGGTTTTTCCGCTGGATCCGGTAACTGCGATTACGATCGGATTGAAACGAGATCTGTGGAAGGCGGCGAGTTTTCCAAGAGCAACTAACGTGTTCTTCACAGGAATTGCTTTAGACTGCTCTTGGGAATTCAAGTTCTTTCGAATCGGATGATCTTCTTCGACTAAAAAATAACTCGCTCCTCGAGAAAGTGCGTCTCCGATAAATTCGTGTCCGTCCCGATTTCCCCGGAGAGGAACAAAAAGAGAGCCTTTTTCCGCCTCGGTGGAAGCGGTCGTAATAGTCGTAATCAATGATTCCTTATAAAACCGGGTATCCGATGTGAATCCCAATACTTTGCGGACGGTTTCCGGATCGTAGGAAAAGGTCGCCTTCATGAATCCAGATTGTAGGCGCGGGATGTTTTGAAAATTCTAAAATAAACGATTTGTCTGAATAATTAAGAATAAACTTTTGTAAAAATCGAAACGGAATTCAGGATGGGGTTTGAATACTACAAATCCATATCTTATGTCGAAGCGAATCCGGTTTGTAAGGATTGACAATCTTCATTCCAATATTTTAGATTCCATAAAGCCGAAGAGACATGACCGCGAAAAAAACAATTCCAAAAAAAAACTCCTCCCATCCAATCGATAAGTGGTGGCAAAAGACCACGATTTATCAGATTTATCCCCGTTCCTTTGCGGATAGCAATCAAGACGGGATCGGAGACATTCCGGGCATCATTTCGAAGCTGGATTATCTTTATGATCTTGGGTTTGAAACCATCTGGGTATCCCCTTTATATAAAAGTCCTCAGATGGATCACGGTTATGACGTTAGCGACTATTATTCGATCGCTCCCGAATACGGAACCATTAAAGATGCAGAAAAACTAATAAAAGAAATCCATAAACGCGGAATGAAAATCATTTTTGATATGGTGATGAACCACACTTCTATCGAACACGATTGGTTTCGACAGTCCCGTTCTAACCGCGATAATCCTAAAAGGGATTGGTATATCTGGAGAGACGGAAAAGGAAAGAATAAACCTCCCAATAATTGGAGCTCGTTCGTTACTCCCAAAGCTTGGCATTACGATCCCAATACCGATCAATGGTATCTTGCGAGCTTTTTAGAGTTTCAACCGGATTTGAATTATTACAATCCCGAAGTCAAAAAGGCGATGTTTGACGTTTTGCGTTTTTGGCTTAAGAAAGGAGTGGACGGTTTTCGTTTGGATATTTTTCACGCGATCTATAAAGATAGACACTTTCGGGACAATCCGTTTCGATTTAAATACATAGTTTCGGAAAACGATCACGACGGTTATTTTCAGAGTAGGGTTCATACGGTAAATCATCCGGATAACTTCGTATTTGCAAAAGAACTAAGGACCGTTTTGGACGAGTTCGACGGAGATCGTTTTGCGGTCGGAGAAGTTGCCGGAGACGATCATATCATCAAACGCTACTTAGGCGAAAAAAAAGATGGTTTGAATCTCATCTTTTTGTTCGAAACTCTGTTGTTAAAGTTCAAAATGAATTTTTTTAAGGGAATCATCAGAAAGATGGAAGAAGTGTATCCGTATCCGAGTATCCCCACATACGTTTTCGGGAATCACGATCAAAGACGTTATATGATGAAGATCAATAACAATCTTGAAAAAGGAAAATTGGTCGCCTTGTTTCAATTTACCGCAAGGGGGGTTCCGGTCACTTACTACGGGGAAGAGATCGGCATGACCAACGAGACGATTAAGTTGACGGAAGCTCAGGATCCCCTCGCGAGAATTTATCGTTGGTTGGGCGATTCGTTTTCCGAGCTGTTGGGACTTGCGGATGTTATCATTCGGGATAGGGCAAGATCTCCTATGCAATGGGACGATACTCCGAATGCGGGTTTTACGAGTAAGAAGGCAATTCCTTGGATTCGAGTTCATGGAAATTATCGGGAAAGAAACGTTTTGATCGAATCGGAGGATAGGGACTCTCTTTTGAATACGTATAGGAATGTTCTCCGTCTTCGAAATAAAAGCCGAGCCTTAAAGGAAGGATCTTTGAGATTGATCGAAGAAAACGTTCCGAAAGATATTCTGGTTTATTTGAGAGAATTTGAAAAAGAACGTAAATTGGTCGTTTTTAATTTCGGGAAAAAGGTCAGATTATTTTCTAATCCAACGGATTGCGGAAAATATTTCTTTTCCACCGTTCCTTTTGAGCGCAACGAATTTGAAC
The nucleotide sequence above comes from Leptospira weilii. Encoded proteins:
- a CDS encoding UDP-N-acetylmuramoyl-tripeptide--D-alanyl-D-alanine ligase, whose translation is MKATFSYDPETVRKVLGFTSDTRFYKESLITTITTASTEAEKGSLFVPLRGNRDGHEFIGDALSRGASYFLVEEDHPIRKNLNSQEQSKAIPVKNTLVALGKLAAFHRSRFNPIVIAVTGSSGKTTTKEVLGNCLKNLEEPILVVTEKNYNNEIGLPFTLFRISDRTRVVVCELGMNHKGEIARLAQIAKPDFALITTIGTAHIEFLGSQKNIAKAKVEVAEGLVRGGKLFYPNTGEYSKILKRKLHRHGGELILVKPDHIFSVLQKRPSGFLLEYGDKEIEWNLPGYKLLENLAIAIACLETVGVPTEWIREGISTFKSADKRLDLQKGKYSVINDTYNANYESMLSSLEVADQLADGKEFYVVLGDMKELGKHSQKFHKELGKKCSEFQNLKGLFTFGTDSLWIREEFVKRTILPRFSEHFAGTDEGLVKLVRKFSQTVPEGSIVLAKASRGIQLERFVDSLPV
- a CDS encoding glycoside hydrolase family 13 protein, with the protein product MTAKKTIPKKNSSHPIDKWWQKTTIYQIYPRSFADSNQDGIGDIPGIISKLDYLYDLGFETIWVSPLYKSPQMDHGYDVSDYYSIAPEYGTIKDAEKLIKEIHKRGMKIIFDMVMNHTSIEHDWFRQSRSNRDNPKRDWYIWRDGKGKNKPPNNWSSFVTPKAWHYDPNTDQWYLASFLEFQPDLNYYNPEVKKAMFDVLRFWLKKGVDGFRLDIFHAIYKDRHFRDNPFRFKYIVSENDHDGYFQSRVHTVNHPDNFVFAKELRTVLDEFDGDRFAVGEVAGDDHIIKRYLGEKKDGLNLIFLFETLLLKFKMNFFKGIIRKMEEVYPYPSIPTYVFGNHDQRRYMMKINNNLEKGKLVALFQFTARGVPVTYYGEEIGMTNETIKLTEAQDPLARIYRWLGDSFSELLGLADVIIRDRARSPMQWDDTPNAGFTSKKAIPWIRVHGNYRERNVLIESEDRDSLLNTYRNVLRLRNKSRALKEGSLRLIEENVPKDILVYLREFEKERKLVVFNFGKKVRLFSNPTDCGKYFFSTVPFERNEFEQFKMPPCSGIILGN